One part of the Flavobacterium johnsoniae UW101 genome encodes these proteins:
- the porD gene encoding type IX secretion system protein PorD codes for MNRILTFLVFLTFGLTQAQQLNCTVTVNTERLPNANQQVFKTLQTSLSEFVNKTDWTGTVLKQNERINCSMYITLSSYSSDQFSGTIQIQSSRLIFNSTYSSPVFNFNDKDFNFKYTEYEPLLFNPSVYESNLVSVISFYSYVILGMDADTFQSGAGNQYFETAQNIANVAQQGGFKGWTQTDGLQNRYYLINDMLSPMFADLRQTSFLYHTGLDTMSDDLKGAKEKIKSSVVLIGKLNSVRPNAFLTRVFFDAKSDEIVSIFSGGPSIPVTDLTDVLNRVSPLNSTKWSQIKF; via the coding sequence ATGAACAGGATACTTACTTTCTTAGTTTTTTTGACTTTTGGCTTAACTCAGGCACAGCAGCTAAATTGTACTGTTACTGTAAATACAGAAAGACTTCCTAATGCAAATCAGCAGGTGTTTAAAACCCTGCAGACTTCTTTATCTGAGTTTGTTAATAAAACGGACTGGACGGGAACTGTATTAAAGCAAAACGAAAGAATTAACTGTTCAATGTACATTACATTGTCGTCTTACAGCTCAGATCAATTTTCGGGAACAATACAAATACAATCCTCACGATTAATTTTTAATTCGACATATTCATCTCCGGTTTTTAATTTTAACGATAAGGATTTTAATTTTAAATACACAGAGTACGAACCTTTATTGTTTAATCCTTCTGTTTACGAATCAAATTTAGTATCTGTAATTTCATTTTACAGCTATGTAATTTTAGGAATGGATGCTGATACTTTTCAATCAGGAGCAGGAAATCAATACTTTGAAACCGCTCAAAACATTGCAAACGTAGCGCAGCAGGGAGGTTTTAAAGGATGGACTCAAACTGATGGACTTCAGAATCGTTATTATTTAATAAACGATATGCTTTCTCCAATGTTTGCAGATTTGCGTCAAACAAGCTTCTTGTATCATACAGGTTTAGATACCATGAGTGATGATTTAAAAGGAGCAAAAGAAAAAATAAAATCTTCTGTGGTGCTTATTGGTAAATTAAATTCAGTTAGACCAAATGCCTTTTTAACAAGAGTATTTTTTGATGCCAAATCAGATGAAATAGTTTCTATATTTTCAGGAGGGCCAAGTATTCCGGTTACAGATCTTACCGACGTTTTAAATAGAGTTTCTCCATTAAATTCAACCAAATGGTCTCAAATTAAGTTTTAA
- a CDS encoding glycosyltransferase produces MIFSLIIPVYNRPDEVDELLESLTKSDYNEPFEIVLVEDGSSIPCKDVVMTYQGKLNISYYFKPNSGPGDSRNFGMQKARGDYFIIFDSDCIIPPNYLTEVRKALDEKYVDCFGGPDKALKSFSNIQKAINFAMTSFLTTGGIRGGSEKINKFQPRSFNMGISKKAFEASKGFGNIHPGEDPDLSIRLWNLGFETRLFSEAFVYHKRRIDWEKFSIQVKKFGIARPILNSWYPEHNKLTFFFPTVFILGLLLAFLLLIFNIDILLQLYFVYFVIIFLTASVQNKSIKIGYLSVIAVWKQFYGYGTGFLESFVKVILLKKKPQEAFPRMFFKI; encoded by the coding sequence ATGATTTTTTCTTTAATTATACCAGTGTATAATCGTCCAGATGAAGTTGATGAACTTTTAGAGAGCCTTACAAAATCTGATTACAACGAACCTTTTGAAATCGTTCTTGTTGAAGATGGTTCTTCTATTCCTTGTAAAGATGTAGTGATGACGTATCAAGGGAAATTGAATATTTCGTATTACTTTAAACCAAATTCTGGTCCAGGTGATTCAAGAAATTTTGGAATGCAGAAAGCTAGAGGTGATTATTTTATCATTTTTGATTCAGATTGTATTATTCCTCCAAATTATTTAACCGAAGTCCGTAAAGCTTTAGATGAAAAATATGTAGATTGTTTTGGAGGTCCTGATAAAGCTCTTAAAAGCTTTTCAAACATTCAAAAAGCAATCAATTTTGCTATGACCTCATTCTTGACAACAGGTGGTATTCGAGGCGGTTCTGAGAAGATAAATAAATTTCAGCCCCGAAGCTTTAATATGGGAATTTCTAAAAAAGCTTTTGAAGCGTCAAAAGGTTTTGGAAACATACATCCAGGAGAAGATCCGGATTTATCTATCCGTTTATGGAACTTAGGATTTGAAACAAGGCTGTTTTCTGAGGCTTTTGTGTATCACAAACGCAGAATTGACTGGGAAAAATTTTCTATTCAGGTAAAGAAATTTGGTATTGCAAGACCTATTTTAAACAGCTGGTATCCAGAACATAATAAACTCACTTTTTTCTTTCCTACTGTTTTTATTCTGGGGTTATTATTAGCTTTTTTATTGTTAATTTTCAATATTGATATTTTATTACAATTATATTTTGTATATTTCGTTATAATTTTTCTTACAGCGAGTGTTCAGAATAAAAGTATCAAAATTGGATATTTATCAGTAATTGCTGTCTGGAAACAATTTTATGGTTACGGAACAGGATTTTTGGAATCTTTTGTAAAAGTCATTTTATTAAAGAAAAAACCACAAGAAGCTTTTCCACGTATGTTTTTTAAAATATAA
- the recN gene encoding DNA repair protein RecN produces the protein MITSLSIKNYALIEKLSIDFSKGFSIITGETGAGKSIILGAIGLVLGKRADLTSLKNKEEKCVIEAQFEISKYNLKEFFEANDLDYEDETIIRREILPSGKSRAFINDSPVNLQELQDLSLFLIDIHSQQQTQELSDETVQFKIIDAIANNNDIILSYQDLLKSYKSEKSKLNALLKKQSDSGKEQEYNTFLLNELVSAKLKSGEQAELEADFEKLNNVEIIKESIDKSLVIANEEQFGVFHNLNEIKTALQKIAPFSTEYQSLFDRITSISIEFDDVSKELQNASEKLLNDPEQLQLVSQKLQLIFNLQKKHHAGSVEELLQIQADLGNTLLELDNIEEEIETLSKAIEEKAGELDAFAAKIHQNRINAIPVLSNQLISILETLGMPNVRFNIELIPSETYFQNGKDELQFLFSANKGTDFGLLKKVASGGEMSRIMLAVKAILAQYSKLPTLIFDEIDTGVSGEIAIRMGEIMKEMSAKMQIFAITHLPQIAAKGDSHFKVSKATIDDDTQSELKLLSQNERVIEIAQMLSGAVVSDSALNHAKALLN, from the coding sequence ATGATTACTTCACTGTCAATTAAAAATTATGCGCTGATTGAAAAACTTTCTATCGATTTTTCAAAAGGATTTTCTATAATTACAGGTGAAACAGGAGCGGGGAAATCTATTATTTTAGGTGCAATCGGGCTTGTTTTAGGAAAAAGAGCCGACCTGACTTCATTAAAAAATAAAGAAGAAAAATGTGTTATCGAAGCGCAGTTTGAAATTTCAAAATACAATTTAAAAGAGTTTTTTGAAGCAAATGACCTCGATTATGAAGACGAAACCATAATCAGACGTGAAATTCTGCCTTCAGGAAAATCTCGTGCCTTTATAAACGACAGCCCTGTTAATCTTCAGGAGCTGCAGGATTTAAGCTTGTTTTTAATCGATATTCATTCGCAGCAGCAAACACAGGAATTATCAGACGAAACAGTTCAGTTTAAGATAATTGATGCTATTGCAAATAATAACGATATCATCTTGTCTTATCAGGATTTATTAAAAAGCTATAAATCAGAAAAATCAAAACTGAATGCTTTGTTGAAAAAACAAAGTGATTCTGGGAAAGAGCAGGAGTACAATACATTTTTATTAAATGAATTGGTTTCGGCTAAATTAAAATCTGGAGAACAGGCAGAATTAGAAGCTGATTTTGAAAAACTAAATAATGTCGAAATCATTAAAGAATCAATTGATAAATCGCTTGTAATTGCAAACGAAGAGCAGTTTGGAGTATTTCATAATCTAAATGAAATTAAGACGGCTTTGCAAAAGATTGCACCATTTTCTACTGAATATCAAAGTTTATTTGATAGAATAACCAGCATATCAATCGAATTTGATGATGTTTCAAAAGAACTGCAAAATGCTTCAGAAAAATTGCTAAACGATCCGGAGCAATTACAATTAGTAAGTCAAAAACTGCAGTTGATTTTCAATTTACAGAAAAAACACCACGCTGGATCTGTAGAAGAACTGCTTCAAATTCAGGCAGATTTAGGAAACACGCTTCTTGAATTAGATAATATCGAGGAAGAAATCGAAACATTATCAAAAGCAATTGAAGAAAAAGCGGGTGAATTAGATGCTTTTGCTGCTAAAATTCATCAAAATAGAATAAATGCCATTCCGGTTTTATCAAATCAGTTAATTTCGATTTTAGAAACCTTAGGAATGCCAAACGTTCGTTTTAATATCGAACTTATACCATCTGAAACCTATTTCCAAAATGGAAAAGATGAATTACAATTCTTGTTTTCGGCTAATAAAGGAACTGATTTTGGTCTGCTGAAAAAAGTAGCATCAGGAGGAGAGATGTCTCGTATTATGCTGGCTGTAAAAGCGATTTTAGCTCAATATTCAAAACTGCCTACTTTAATTTTTGATGAAATTGATACAGGAGTTTCTGGAGAAATTGCCATTAGAATGGGAGAGATCATGAAAGAGATGAGTGCTAAAATGCAGATTTTTGCCATCACACACTTACCGCAAATTGCAGCAAAAGGCGATTCGCATTTCAAAGTTTCAAAAGCAACAATAGATGATGATACACAGTCAGAATTGAAGCTGTTGTCTCAGAATGAAAGAGTTATAGAAATTGCTCAAATGTTATCCGGAGCAGTCGTTTCTGATTCGGCTTTAAATCACGCTAAAGCCTTGTTGAACTAA
- the fabV gene encoding enoyl-ACP reductase FabV, which translates to MIIEPRMRGFICLTAHPAGCEQNVKNQIEYIKSKGAIAGAKKVLVIGASTGFGLASRITSAFGSDAATIGVFFEKPPVEGKTASPGWYNSAAFEKEAHKAGLYAKSINGDAFSNEIKRETLDLIKADLGQVDLVIYSLASPVRTNPNTGVTHRSVLKPIGQTFTNKTVDFHTGNVSEVSIAPANEEDIENTVAVMGGEDWAMWIDALKNENLLAEGATTIAYSYIGPELTEAVYRKGTIGRAKDHLEATAFTITDTLKSLGGKAYVSVNKALVTQASSAIPVIPLYISLLYKIMKEEGIHEGCIEQIQRLFQDRLYNGSEVPVDEKGRIRIDDWEMREDVQAKVAALWKEATTETLPSIGDLAGYRNDFLNLFGFEFAGVDYKADTNEVVNIESIK; encoded by the coding sequence ATGATCATAGAACCTAGAATGAGAGGATTTATTTGTTTGACAGCCCACCCAGCGGGATGCGAACAAAATGTTAAAAATCAAATTGAATATATCAAATCAAAAGGTGCGATTGCAGGAGCAAAAAAAGTATTAGTTATTGGTGCTTCTACTGGTTTCGGATTAGCTTCAAGAATTACAAGTGCTTTCGGGTCAGATGCTGCTACAATTGGAGTGTTTTTTGAAAAACCGCCGGTTGAAGGAAAAACAGCTTCTCCAGGTTGGTATAATTCTGCTGCATTTGAAAAAGAAGCTCATAAAGCAGGTTTATATGCAAAAAGTATCAACGGAGATGCTTTTTCAAACGAAATTAAAAGAGAGACTTTAGATTTAATCAAAGCTGATTTAGGTCAGGTAGATTTAGTTATTTACAGTTTAGCTTCTCCGGTACGTACAAATCCTAATACAGGAGTTACGCATCGTTCAGTTCTAAAACCAATTGGACAAACTTTTACAAATAAAACAGTTGATTTCCATACAGGAAACGTATCTGAGGTTTCTATTGCTCCGGCAAACGAAGAAGATATTGAAAATACAGTGGCTGTAATGGGCGGTGAAGACTGGGCAATGTGGATTGATGCTTTAAAAAATGAAAATTTATTAGCAGAAGGCGCAACAACAATCGCTTATTCATACATTGGGCCAGAATTAACTGAAGCGGTTTATCGTAAAGGTACAATTGGCCGTGCAAAAGATCACTTAGAAGCTACAGCTTTTACAATTACAGATACTTTAAAATCTCTTGGAGGAAAAGCCTATGTTTCTGTAAATAAAGCTTTGGTTACGCAAGCAAGTTCTGCAATTCCGGTTATTCCATTATACATTTCTCTTTTATACAAAATCATGAAAGAAGAAGGTATTCATGAAGGATGTATCGAGCAGATTCAGCGTTTATTCCAAGACAGATTATACAATGGTTCTGAAGTTCCTGTTGATGAAAAAGGAAGAATTAGAATTGACGACTGGGAAATGCGCGAAGATGTTCAGGCAAAAGTTGCTGCGCTTTGGAAAGAAGCTACAACAGAAACACTTCCATCTATTGGAGACTTAGCAGGTTACAGAAACGATTTCTTGAATTTATTCGGATTTGAATTTGCTGGAGTAGACTACAAAGCAGATACTAATGAAGTAGTTAATATCGAAAGTATCAAATAA